In the Telopea speciosissima isolate NSW1024214 ecotype Mountain lineage chromosome 6, Tspe_v1, whole genome shotgun sequence genome, AATGTGAAAAAAATTCCCAGACTTTGCTTGCCGTTCCACCTGCAACCAGCACATGAGGTGCCGTTTCACACCTTGGCTGACCACAACACAGACACTTCGATGCCAGTGGCACCCCCATCCTCATGATAGCATTGTCTGTagggaccccccccccccacacataatctgccaagaaaaaaaacccacctTGGATGGGAGAGTTCGGTTCCAAAACCATTTTGCAAATAGCTTGACACTAGAGCCTTGTCTTACTTCATTCCAAATTGATTTTGTTGAGACCTTGCTATCACTCGAAGGGGTCCACACTAGGTAATCCTCcttattagaaagaaagaactTACCGCTCAGTAAGCTATTGCGCACCGTATCTGAATCGATCATGTTCATGATCCCCATGTTCCACGACCCTTCTCTATTTAGTACCTCATTAACACGGACGGAAAGGTCCAGCTGCAGCGCCCCATCTACAAAATCCATCAGAGCGCCCCTCCCTGACCAATTGTCGACCAGAATAAAACTTCCCCTTTCCCCAAAAACCACAGCGACTTGGCAAGTATGAACTCCTTTTGGTGAAGAGCCTTCCTCCATGAAATTGATCCGTTTACCTTAGAATCAACCAGCGCAAGGTGTTCGTGTTTAAGGAACATCGCCTGGAAGAAAGTACACCATAACGAATCTCCAGAAATGGCTCTCAACAGACCCTTCAACCGCAGAGCACACATCATGTCTTCTAGTCGGCGCAGCCCCAGCCCACCTTCAGCTATAGGCATACACTTTGTTCCATCTCACCCAGTGATGGCTCTTTCCCCATTCAGAATTACCCCACAAAAAATCAGAGCAAACACCATTGAACTTCCTTATCACCGTTTTAGGGATATCCAGGGTGGAAAGAATGTGTATCAGCATAGAGGCCAAAACATGTTTCAAAAACAATTACCCTCCCTCCTGCAGATAAGAGCTTCCCTTGCCAGCCTGCCACCTTCCTTCGCAATTTTGCTAGGACATCATCAAAGTAGCTTACCTGAAGCCGCCCCGTGTAGAGCGGGGCACCCAGGTAAGTGATCGGCAGCCTCTTCCTAGGAAACCCCGTTATCAATTCTACCATGCGACACCTGTGAATCGACGCCTTCTCACTCATGATAAAACAACTTTTGGATTTATTGACCATCTGCCCAGAGGAATCTTCGTACCTATGTATAAAACCACAAATCTGCTTCAGAGAAGATTTGAGACCCCTTGAAAAAATAATAGTGTCGTCTGCGAATAGACTGTGCGAGATGCCCGGGCAACCCCTAGGGAGGCTGACGTACTCCGCCCTACCCTCCACAAACAGTGACCTCAAACCATGGCTCAGCACTCCTCTGCAATAATAAACAGAGCAGGTGACAGGGGGTCACCCTGGCGCACACCCCTTGAGGATTTAAAAAAACCTGCAGGACCCCCTTCCATGACAACAGAGAACCAACagttttctttgtcttcttaaTCAAATTAATCCACTCGGTTACAAAGCCAAATTTATTTATCACCTTATACAAAAAGGCCCATTCCAGCCGGTCGTAAGCCTTTGCCATAGCCAATGTAAGAATAACATTACCTCCCCGTGTCCTTCTGTTGAGATCTTGAACCACCTCTTGCACCAAAGTAATATTGTCCTGGATGATTCTTCTTTGTGTGAACGCTCCTTGTTCCTCCGAGATGATGCCAGGAAGGATTGTGGAAAGCCTTGTCGAAATAACCTTGGCAATGATCTTGTATGAAAAGTTGCACAAGCTAATCGGCCGAAACTCAGACATCGCCTCTGGGTTCTCTTTTTTTGGGATTAGGACCAAGTTAGCAAAAGTGTAATACCGTGGCAGCATTCCCCCCGGAAAAAATTCCTTGACCGCCTCCCAGACCTCTACCCCGACAATGTCCCAACACGCTGTGAAGAAATACCCGGTGAACCCATCCGGGCCAGGAGCACTATCTACAGAGAGACCAAACACAGCTGCTTTGACCTCCTCCATCGAAGGTTGTTCCTTAAGAAACCCATTCTCCGCCGAGGTCACTAGAGTTGGAATGTACTGCAGCAGATCCTCGTCCTATTGACAGTTCTGAGTGGCAAACATGTCAGTAAAAAATCTCACCGCCTCATCTGCTATGTCCTTCGGGTCGGAGAGCCAAACACCTTACTCATTCTTAATTTTATCTACCCCCTCCGCATCCTTCGCATCCTAACCGTGGAATGAAAAAACTTTGTGTTCCTGTCCCCCTCCCTGAGCCATCGGATTCTGGATTTCTGCCGCCAGAAAATTTCCTCTTGTAATAAAACATCACTCAGCGCTTTCGAGGCTTCCTCTAATTCACTCTTCGCTGCTGGATTAGGGGCAATCTCAAGATCTATTTCCGCCCTGCAAAGCCGGTCCTCCGCCCTTCTGACATTCTGATGTATATTGCCAAAGACCATTTTATTCCAATCTCGTACACGCGAACGAAGGGCCTTCAGTTTGAAGAACAAAGAGTGAAGGGGCGTTCCCGAAACCGGTGCTGCCCAACACTCTTTGACACAATCCATAAAGCCGGGGTGTGATAGCCACATCTGTTGGAATCTAAACGGACTGAAGTGAGGCGTTACCTACTCTGCCCACTCTAAGAGGATGGGTGCATGGTCTGAGCACACCCTGCTCAAATGCATTATGTTACTCACTGCAAACCGGTCTGACCAAATTCCATTAAAGAGGAAACGATCCAGCCGCGCCACTACTTTACCCCCGCCACTCTGGTTATTAGACCAAGTGAAAGAATTACCCAGGAAACCCCCATCTGCAAGACTTGCATCATTCACGAAATTCCCAAATTCCTCGGGAGAAATAGAACATGCTGCTCTACCCCCAGCCTTTTCCGCTGGGTCAAGTATGGCATTGAAGTCCCCTCCAATCGCCCAAGGAAGAGTGGAACAGCACACATCCTCCCAGAGATCCTGCCAAAGCTGCCTCCGCAGTGCATAACGCATGCACAAATGTGAACATGCACTTATGTGAGCCCTGAATGGAACACTCCAGTGAAACAAACTGCACATGCTCCTTCACCACCCTGACTTGTAAATTATTCCTCCAAAAAACCCAGATTCTTTTACCCATGTTCACTCCATTAGAATATACAGACTCCATCCCTAGTCTCCTCATAAGACGAGATGCCTTAGAAAATTGGATCTTTGGCTCTGCCAAGGACACCAAATCAACCTTTTCCATATCCACCAGAGCCTTCAAATGCCTCAATGTCGGCTTGTTCCCCACACCCCTAATGTTCCAAAACAAGACGATCATTGTACACACGGCGAGGGGGGGGATTCGGTCTCATGGAACTAGTAACCACTCCCGAGGCGCCTGACTGAATGTGCCTTCTTCGCGTGTCCTGGCTGGACTATGTGACGTATCCTTTGCACCCTGCGTACCCTTCTCCACCTGCGCTCGAGCCATGAACGCTCTGAAACTTCTCTCTAAGCCTTTACTGGCTTCCCTCAAATCCTTCAAAACTGTCTCCTTTTCCTGCACCACTCCGGCGCTCCCAACCCCTGAATCATCCTTGGTGGCGGGGGGGCTTTTCTCCCACTGTGTATGCATCTTTGTGCCATCAGACCTAGACTGTCCTTGCCTGAACTTCCCTCGCATAATCAATTCCCCTGACTCCCTCCCTTGCTCCCCTTCAGAAACAGACTCCATGTTTTCGGTGCTGATCACCGATCGTGTCCCACGCCGAGGCCCTGACCTTTCCACCACGCGCCCAGTGGGTTTCCATCGCTGCCTCACATCTGCGTGATACGTCTCCGCTGGGATCTCAGATGGTGCAAAACCACTAGGTTCCTCTTCCTCCCCTTGTGTGCAGGCTGACGATGTCACCCCTTCAACCAGGTCGTCTCTCCCCATCCCTTCGGAGTCCTCAACGCCACCTAGGGCCTCAAGGGCCTGCAAACCTCCATCACCATCTACGGTCCAACGTTCCCCCACACCCTGAAAGAATGTTACTTCGGGGGGACCCAAGGGATGCTTCTCACTAGCCACCTGGACTTTGCGACGACACTCCACCACGTGCCCTAGTTTGCTGCAGCCCATGCAAAACGCAGGCAATCTCTCAAAGACAACCTTCTGAAAAAACCCTGATGCACCGCAGCCGATCCAAATCCGTTCTGGCAATGTGGATCGCAAATCCACTTCAAAGCAAGCACTCGCCGCGACCGTTCTAGAACACCCCGACATTGCCCCGTCCACCCTAAAACCTTTCCGATTACTCCAGCCACCGAAAGGAAATAGTTCCCTTGATACAAATTCACCGGTAGGTTAGGGAATGAGACCCATACAGGCACCATTGGCGATTCCAGCCCTGCCTTAAACGACCTGGTCCACTTGAAAATCCTGATAGGGAATCCCTTGATCACCAGATATTCTTtcaaccaaaccctaacataGTCTGCATGATTCAcaaagtggagaagaagatgtcGAGCGTCAAGCGACGAAACCTGCACATCTGCCGACAGATGGAACACCGCCTGTAAGGCTCGCTTCACGTCAAACAGAGAAGGTCTGCCGTAGGAGCACTTCGCCACGAGAGCCAACCTAAACGGCTCCTCCAACTTGGCTAATTCCTCCTCCGAGAAGAAAATCGCAGTCGTCCCTCTGTGCGTCGTTGGTTTCTTCACTGCAATATGAGGGGCAACCGAGGCCCCACGAGATACCACCGCCGAGAACGAGGGGGGCTGGGGTGCCACCGATCAAGAACAGTCTGGTGGACGGGCCCCTCCGGCGCCGGGAGGCCCTTCCATCACCCCAAAATGACGGCGCAAGCGTGCACCTGCAGAACTATTCACTTAGTTTGTCTCTGTGTTGAGTCCCAGAATACTCATTTGTTGACTATGTATGCATTTCATCTGATTCTTACTGGGCGTGATTCCAGACTCAACCTCCAATATATTAGGCATATGTTTAAGCCAGACCTCAATATTCTGTAAAGAATATTGTACCCAGAACTAGCTAGTGGGGCCTAGGTCCATCAAAGGTATTGGGTACTGTATTACTTGGCCCTACACAAGCAATCTCAAATGGTCCTCAATTAGGCCTTTTATTCACAATTTTAGGACATTCTTGAATATGGGTGCACAATACCAGTGGATGTTATAAGATCGAAGGGTTAGATTGTTAGCATATCAGTGTGGGATCATTGAAGGGTTGTCTATTAGATGATATTCACccttgttttgttctttttcctatttctcCTGAATGCCTTTATTAAATGAGTGATattatttctgggtattgctacAAAATTCTACAGGTCTATGTGGATACTGTTGGTGATGCCGAAAAGTATACTATAAAATTGTCTGAAAGATTTCCTGGTGTCAAGTTCGTCGTTGCAAAGAAAGCTGATAGTCTCTATTCAGTTGTCAGTGGAGCAAGTATAGTTGCAAAGGTGATTTGTCCCACTCTTCTGAAGCCCTTCATTAGAGTTTTAATAAGCATCTCTAAGTTAGATACTTGTTCCACCATATATAGGTGACAAGAGACCGAGCTTTGCATGGCTGGGTGCTTGAAGAAACAGCAGAGAAAATGCATAGGAACTTTGGATCCGGTTATCCTGGAGGTTTGTATGTGCTTCGGGGTTTTGTTGTATCTTGTTACatgcatttatttttaataatttgttTTTCATTCTTGTGTTCAGATCCTGAAACTAAAGCTTGGTTAGAACATCACAAACACCCAGTATTTGGATTTCCTACATTGGTCCGTTTCAGTTGGGGTACATGCACTTCCTACTTCAAGGACAATGTCGAAGTCCTATGGTGAGTCTAGCCTGCTCCACACAGTTTcaatatttgtttaatttagtAACTGCATGTGCTTATGTTCATGTCTTGTGAGGTACCATTTTAATGGATTGCACGCACACAAGTTGTGGACAATATCTTTATTGCCTATAGTGGCATACTGGTTTTAGCTTACCATCAGGAACCAAAATAGGCAAGAATTTTCCTCTGCACTGCTAATGCTAGCAGTTTTatctcaaaagagaaaaaaaaatatatactgGATTCTTAGGGATTTGACGCCATTCAGTTTTTGCAGTGAGCTCATAGAAGGGATGGTGCAATTTGAGTGTTCTATGTGGGATTTATAGGAGGCCCTTGTTACAGTATGGCCTTAAACACACTGGCATGTGTCAACATTGGTGCAGATGTATGCTCTGCTAGGAACCCATGCTCTTCTgctgatcctttttttttgttggtgtggTTCTAGGGAATCTGATAAGGTAGATGAGGAAGAAGGCTCCTGTAGTCGAAAACGCCAATTGAAGTTAAGTAGTCTTGGTTTCACGGGATCTAAGAGGAAGGTCGAGGAAGTTGAATCTAGTGGTAAAGGTCGTTGCATGTTCTTCCAGACGCGCAAACTTGAGCAGATGACTCATTTCTGAGAAACAGAATTATATTGTTTTACCTAGTGGATTTTTAGGTGTGTTTGTTACTAAGTTACCAGAATTTGTTGGAAGTCcaaatttttttagttttaatataATCAGCGTTAGAACTGTATATAGTCTTCTAGATGAGGGCTTAGCTTTGGCAACTTCTGTGGGCCTGGATTAGGaaattgatgaattttgaaCCAAGACTAGAATGACTAGTTCAAACTTGGGCTTGAATTTGGCCCTAGTTGACCTATGGCCATGCAAATATGCTGAAACagcttataaaaaaaaaattcagtcaGATGATCACAGAgatttatcatggatgattgtTCTTGTAATCAACTAAAAGATACCCCCTCTTCTGTTCCCAAAAAACCatcttgttttaaaaaaatcccacatTTTAAGGAGGAGGTTGTTAATGCATTAATCACCCActaattgatatatatatatatatatatatatatatatatatattaacataaaaaaaattaaaaccttGTTTCGAGTATTataaccctatatatatatatatatatatattcatataaaaaaaattaaaaccttGTTTCGAGTATTATAACCCAATTGGCGACTCTTTTGTAATAGACGGAAATAATTATGAcaagtaaatatatatataaaatgagtttttttttggtaaatagaatTTCATTGAGAAGCAGTACTATAGGAATATTAGACTACATAAGCCATGGAGTGGAATTTGGCTAGATTGTCGTACACTGATCTAACATGGCCCTCGTAGCTAGAGAAGTGGCATCCCTAGGAACAAAAACAAACTAACAGGACTCCACAAACGAGAAAAGCCTCCTAATATCCGAGATCACAACAGATAGATTGGATGGCACTTTCTTGGTAGAATCCACCAGCAAATCCACTACTGCCTTACTATTTGACTCAAGCGCCAGATGAACCACGGCCTGGGCAATCCATTCGAATAAGCCTCAACCTCTCCCACTTTAACATCCTGGAAGAAAGCCAACTCAGATTTAGCCACTATTGGTGTCCCTTTCCAGTCTCTAAcaatccaacccaacccacaCCTGCCATCttttgttggtcaaacaacggtccatgggatcattatGGTTCACTATGGcaaaccaatatacagaaaaattaggagggttatcccatggtgtcccatgagtgccccattaaattttagggtttcccatggtcgtccatgggaaccctggtgcatccctaatagAGTTGCTCCTTTCCTATTAcgttccataaaattaattatcacaatagggacggagaaattcatctctagtccatcacaaggcaagagggatccatcccatactcgaatgcgcagcggaaattaatcgattcgagtttctttcgcatcccataaatattaataatcaataaactgaaggaattaataaagaattgctaacctggtgagcctcaagtgttgctccttcaatagacagtggttcttcctccagtgagcgctccaagcaaacagatctgaatctccaatggtgctaccaaggttcttcaagccaatcccagatgctcttgaactcttcagcatagatctagggtttcacaatccctaactctcaaacacagatgagagaagcaagaagaagaagagagatcacaaaagggagagagagagaccaaaaacgtaggagagacaGTGTctgccaaaaacgtggagagctgcCTCTCCCTTCTgtgttttggtcccctatttataataacagggtttaattaaatcctagatagatttaatagagtcctagtgagagtctaactctctctctctcagtctggcagttctgtttaaactcagagtgctccaaaggtgaagaagcagaatctaatagggaaagttttaattagattatttatttaattattaatagatAATTACAAtcagcaccatatccattaattaaataaagagccaattaaattagtaaattccaaataactccctatatgataacaattatcatatacaaccccccccactaatcaacaccatcattatggaatctagggcatatacacatgtactgccaaaccccaatccatagtacgtgtccatatacgagcgtctgtgcatctgatcgggtcccgtaaaactcgataaaacactttgttcaaataattataaataatgtatcattttatgtaaaatagattttgcaaaaccatttccaaaacggtactggatccagattctgatccgaccatgcacaaacagtctctatcttggtgttctccaatcggacagtggtgaccgtgttggataactccttcacttacaaagtgttcacgcattcccaaaacaccggctttgactcgcttaagtctcaatcattgatgaaccaaagaatgtggtcacactttgcagcggcaaggttccctcaggcatagggtgtcggtgacacatgtctatccttttctacatctggcagtaatacatgaggaaatcgacaaagtagattctttgccaatatacacatcaaacatgtgagcactcgcattcgtaccctgacaccacatgtctaggcatacccaatgcgacgatcatatgataagggtgcccagctcaaaccctagtcgtgactaccattttaagtaaaacttagggatacataatgctcaaaaagtttatatcacatgtgacaatatcaaactaaaatgtataaatgttcaatacagaggtgaaccgggttgaaccgggtttgatggacacacacttgtccaacatctTTTGGGTCTAAGGAAGCATTGCAATTGACTTTTAGAGAAGGACGCATCGATGGAATCCATTTAGCGGGCGGACTAGAGGTCACAATAGGGGGCGgagaaaaccttttttttttggggggggggggaggagagggagagggagagggaggggggagggactGAGAGCCCAGGAACTCCAAAGAAGCAAGAGTAGCAGCTTGGATGACCTCTACTAGAGTCCAGTCGCAATTCCCAAAGGCAAGATCATTTCTGGATCTCCACAGGTACCAA is a window encoding:
- the LOC122666258 gene encoding ribonuclease H2 subunit A translates to MSSDAPLPKWASEPCIMGIDEAGRGPVLGPMVYGCLYCAVSYQKTLACLNFADSKTLKAEKREEIFDSLKSNSSIGWAVDVIDPKELSAKMLKKNKINLNEISHDSAIGLIARVLGMGVLLTEVYVDTVGDAEKYTIKLSERFPGVKFVVAKKADSLYSVVSGASIVAKVTRDRALHGWVLEETAEKMHRNFGSGYPGDPETKAWLEHHKHPVFGFPTLVRFSWGTCTSYFKDNVEVLWESDKVDEEEGSCSRKRQLKLSSLGFTGSKRKVEEVESSGKGRCMFFQTRKLEQMTHF